A genomic region of Actinomycetota bacterium contains the following coding sequences:
- a CDS encoding MoxR family ATPase, translated as MFQSVKEVRARLAEQKYICSEEIATVVFLAERLGKPVLVEGPAGVGKTDLGKVTAAALDREFIRLQCYEGLDEAKSLYEWEYSKQLLYTQILKDVLAEELAGARGLAEAVERVARQDEVFFSRKFIVPRPLLRAILSEKPALLLIDEVDKSDPEFEAFLLEILSDFQVSIPELGTLRARHIPMVVLTSNNARELSDALKRRCLHLFIDFPSREQELEIVRLKVPGIGERLAEQVVKAVHRLRGLDLKKAPGISETLDWARALVVLNAQRLDQELVRQTLNIVLKYEKDIGKARENLHELVEA; from the coding sequence ATGTTCCAGAGCGTCAAAGAGGTTCGCGCCAGGCTGGCGGAGCAGAAGTACATCTGCAGCGAGGAGATCGCCACCGTGGTCTTCCTCGCGGAGCGGTTGGGCAAGCCCGTCCTGGTGGAAGGGCCGGCGGGGGTGGGCAAGACGGACCTGGGCAAGGTGACGGCGGCCGCCCTGGACCGCGAGTTCATACGCCTGCAGTGCTACGAGGGCCTGGACGAGGCCAAGTCCCTCTACGAGTGGGAGTACTCCAAGCAGCTGCTGTACACCCAGATCCTCAAGGACGTGCTCGCCGAGGAGCTGGCGGGAGCCCGCGGGCTGGCGGAGGCGGTGGAGAGGGTCGCGAGGCAGGACGAGGTCTTCTTCTCCCGGAAGTTCATCGTGCCCCGGCCCCTGCTGCGGGCCATCCTGTCGGAGAAACCGGCCCTGTTGCTCATAGACGAGGTGGACAAGTCCGACCCGGAATTCGAGGCCTTCCTCCTGGAGATCCTCTCCGACTTCCAGGTGAGCATACCGGAGCTGGGCACCCTGCGGGCCAGGCATATCCCCATGGTCGTGCTCACGAGCAACAACGCCCGGGAGCTGAGCGACGCCCTCAAGAGGCGCTGCCTGCACCTCTTCATCGATTTCCCCTCGCGGGAGCAGGAGCTGGAGATAGTGCGACTGAAGGTCCCCGGCATCGGCGAACGCCTGGCGGAGCAGGTGGTGAAGGCGGTACACCGCCTGCGCGGGCTCGACCTCAAGAAGGCGCCGGGCATCAGCGAAACCCTGGACTGGGCCCGCGCCCTGGTGGTGCTCAACGCCCAGAGGCTGGACCAGGAGCTGGTGCGGCAGACCCTGAACATCGTCCTCAAGTACGAGAAAGACATAGGCAAGGCGAGGGAGAACCTGCACGAGCTGGTGGAGGCATGA
- the trxB gene encoding thioredoxin-disulfide reductase, with protein sequence MEEAKREREETLDVVIVGGGPAGLTAGIYLARARMNALLVEKQSPGGAPALTERIENYPGFPEGISGFELVDRMRRQAEGFGLRINPFNPLVGAREEGEVKVLETEEGELRAHAVILATGMRPAKLGVPGEEEFHGRGVSYCATCDGAFFKDGVVAVVGGGNSAVEEALFLTRFARKVIIVHRRDRLRAGKILQERALSHPRMDFAWKKVVKEIRGKERVEGLLLADVEGGGEEELAVDGVFLYVGNLPNTEEVRGFVELDDRGFILADASLQTSVRGVFAAGDVRAGAVWQVAAAVGDGVRAALNAQFHVESLMGTAYI encoded by the coding sequence ATGGAAGAGGCGAAAAGGGAACGCGAGGAGACGCTGGACGTGGTCATCGTAGGTGGCGGCCCGGCGGGGTTGACCGCCGGCATCTACCTGGCGCGCGCCCGCATGAATGCCTTGCTGGTGGAGAAACAGTCACCTGGAGGGGCGCCAGCCCTCACCGAGCGCATCGAGAACTACCCCGGCTTCCCGGAGGGAATATCCGGCTTCGAGCTGGTGGACCGCATGCGCCGCCAGGCGGAAGGATTCGGGCTGCGCATCAACCCCTTCAATCCCCTGGTGGGAGCGAGGGAGGAGGGGGAGGTAAAGGTGCTGGAGACCGAGGAAGGGGAGCTGCGCGCCCATGCCGTCATCCTGGCCACGGGCATGCGGCCGGCGAAGCTGGGCGTCCCGGGGGAGGAGGAATTTCACGGGCGCGGCGTCTCCTACTGCGCCACCTGCGACGGGGCCTTCTTCAAGGACGGGGTGGTGGCGGTGGTGGGCGGCGGCAATTCCGCCGTGGAGGAAGCCCTCTTTCTCACGCGCTTCGCCCGCAAGGTGATCATCGTGCACAGGAGGGACCGCCTGCGGGCGGGAAAAATACTCCAGGAGAGGGCGCTGTCGCATCCCAGGATGGACTTTGCATGGAAGAAAGTGGTAAAGGAGATCAGGGGGAAGGAGCGCGTGGAAGGACTGCTCCTCGCCGACGTGGAGGGGGGCGGCGAGGAGGAGCTGGCGGTGGACGGGGTCTTCCTCTACGTGGGCAACCTTCCCAACACCGAGGAGGTGCGCGGTTTCGTGGAGCTCGACGACAGGGGGTTCATCCTCGCCGACGCCTCCCTGCAGACCAGCGTGCGGGGGGTGTTCGCCGCGGGTGACGTGCGCGCCGGGGCGGTGTGGCAGGTGGCGGCCGCGGTGGGAGACGGGGTGAGGGCTGCCCTCAACGCCCAGTTCCACGTGGAAAGCCTCATGGGAACGGCGTACATCTGA
- a CDS encoding DUF3842 family protein, with protein MKIAVVDGMGGSIGHQLVLELRRNLPEDTEIIALGANAIATGNMMKARANRGATGENAVRVCIGEADVIMGSLSILIPNSMMGELTPEMATAIASARGRKVLLPLTHPRIDIMGTGDEPLPKLIEQAVELVRRMCEEVSGDV; from the coding sequence ATGAAAATAGCCGTGGTAGACGGCATGGGGGGGTCCATAGGCCACCAGCTCGTCCTGGAACTGCGGCGCAACCTCCCGGAGGACACGGAGATCATCGCCCTGGGCGCCAACGCCATCGCCACCGGGAACATGATGAAGGCGCGCGCCAACCGGGGGGCCACGGGAGAGAACGCCGTGCGCGTCTGCATCGGGGAGGCGGACGTCATCATGGGAAGCCTTTCCATCCTCATCCCCAACTCCATGATGGGGGAGCTGACGCCGGAGATGGCCACGGCCATCGCCTCCGCCCGTGGTCGCAAGGTGCTCCTGCCCCTGACCCACCCCCGGATAGACATCATGGGCACCGGCGACGAGCCGCTCCCCAAGCTTATCGAGCAGGCGGTGGAGCTGGTAAGGAGGATGTGCGAGGAGGTGAGCGGAGATGTGTGA
- the trxA gene encoding thioredoxin yields the protein MAGKVVELNDGNFEQEVLKSELPTLVDFWAPWCGPCQMMAPILEDAAEEWEGRIKVCKLNVDEAMATARDYQIQSIPTMILFEKGEPVKRLVGARPKKAFVDEFQGWL from the coding sequence GTGGCCGGTAAAGTCGTCGAGTTGAATGACGGCAACTTCGAGCAGGAGGTCCTCAAGAGCGAGCTGCCCACCCTGGTGGACTTCTGGGCGCCCTGGTGCGGCCCCTGCCAGATGATGGCCCCCATCCTGGAGGATGCGGCGGAGGAATGGGAGGGCAGGATCAAGGTGTGCAAGCTCAACGTGGACGAGGCCATGGCGACGGCGCGCGATTACCAGATCCAGTCCATCCCCACCATGATCCTCTTCGAGAAGGGCGAGCCCGTTAAGCGGCTTGTCGGCGCGCGGCCCAAGAAGGCCTTCGTGGACGAATTCCAGGGCTGGCTGTAG
- a CDS encoding radical SAM protein, whose amino-acid sequence MLDEYFAILNGERPARHWVASRVEISVPSGAPGIVPPVPAGTATPGTVPSGAPGPEALEGMSDEGLWGLHDEAMERFRLAWREGKEPPPPSGTSLLELKALLARRMLAACRMCERRCGVDRTRGERGYCGVGDVSRVASVFLHFGEEPELVPSHTIFFAGCTFRCAYCQNWDIAMDARGGSPADPLLLAAGLREGMRQGSRNANFVGGNPDPNLHTILDTIIALGEDGRGLPMIWNSNMYTSLEAMRLLEGVMDVYLADFRYGNDDCASRYSDVEDYFRVVSRNFLLARENGEVMLRQLLLPGHLHCCTARIMEWVAENMPGVYFNLMFQYRPEYRAALFPEIDRRPSGEEKRGAMEIAARLGIALS is encoded by the coding sequence ATGCTGGACGAATACTTCGCCATCCTGAACGGGGAGAGGCCGGCCCGCCACTGGGTGGCGTCGCGCGTGGAGATCTCCGTCCCCTCCGGCGCCCCGGGCATTGTCCCACCCGTTCCCGCCGGCACCGCCACTCCCGGCACCGTACCTTCCGGCGCCCCGGGCCCTGAAGCCCTGGAGGGCATGAGCGACGAAGGGCTCTGGGGGCTGCACGACGAGGCCATGGAGCGCTTCCGCCTGGCATGGCGGGAAGGAAAGGAGCCACCGCCTCCAAGCGGTACTTCCCTGCTCGAGCTCAAGGCACTCCTGGCGCGCCGCATGCTCGCGGCATGCCGCATGTGCGAGCGCCGCTGCGGCGTCGACCGCACGCGGGGAGAACGGGGTTACTGCGGGGTGGGCGACGTCTCTCGCGTGGCTTCCGTTTTCCTCCATTTCGGGGAGGAACCCGAGCTGGTCCCGTCGCACACCATCTTTTTCGCCGGCTGCACCTTCCGCTGCGCTTACTGCCAGAACTGGGATATCGCCATGGACGCCCGCGGCGGCAGCCCCGCCGATCCGCTCCTTCTCGCGGCCGGTCTGCGGGAGGGCATGCGGCAGGGGTCCCGCAACGCGAACTTCGTGGGCGGCAACCCCGACCCCAACCTGCACACCATCCTGGACACCATCATCGCCCTGGGCGAAGACGGCAGGGGCCTGCCCATGATCTGGAACTCCAACATGTATACCTCGCTGGAGGCCATGCGCCTCCTGGAGGGAGTGATGGATGTCTACCTGGCGGACTTCCGCTACGGCAACGACGATTGCGCCTCCCGCTACTCGGACGTGGAGGATTACTTCCGCGTGGTGAGCCGCAACTTCCTCCTCGCGCGCGAAAACGGCGAGGTCATGCTGAGGCAGTTGCTGCTGCCGGGGCACCTGCACTGCTGCACCGCAAGGATCATGGAATGGGTGGCGGAGAACATGCCGGGCGTGTATTTCAACCTCATGTTCCAGTACCGCCCCGAATACCGCGCCGCCCTCTTCCCGGAGATAGACCGCAGGCCGAGCGGGGAGGAGAAGCGCGGGGCCATGGAGATCGCGGCGCGCCTGGGCATCGCCCTCTCCTGA
- a CDS encoding HAMP domain-containing protein — protein sequence MRRGSGDSSKRSTGSATASRPGGRLDLRLELFLAILGVTLACIIFFAFLSHFLVRREFRRAFQDEETTVSPPPPWGGGAEPPRPPEHRLRYIDLGYIITGVLGSLLALLLSYYLSNRISRPLSQLTEATQQIAAGAYGREVKVSGYQEVERLAAAFNALSQNLSRNETLRKNMIADISHELRTPLAAQRGYLEALEDGVIPFDRESLEVLARNNLLLSRLVEDLRQLALVDAGQLELHPQALDIGKALQETVAGFEHYIQEKDVRVGFVLSHDLPRVRADPERLSQVVGNLIQNALAYSPRGGSILLEARREGEEVVVSVSDRGPGIEKEELPLIFERFHRTDRSRARESGGSGLGLSIARSLVEAHGGRIWAESEPGKGTRISFTLPPA from the coding sequence ATGCGGCGGGGGAGTGGGGATTCATCGAAACGGTCTACGGGGTCGGCTACCGCCTCCAGGCCAGGCGGAAGGCTTGACCTGCGGCTGGAGCTCTTCCTGGCCATCCTCGGGGTCACCCTGGCGTGCATAATCTTCTTCGCCTTTCTCTCGCACTTCCTGGTGCGGAGGGAGTTCAGGCGGGCCTTCCAGGACGAGGAAACCACCGTCTCTCCGCCGCCTCCATGGGGCGGGGGAGCGGAGCCTCCCCGCCCGCCCGAGCACCGGCTGCGCTACATCGACCTAGGCTACATCATCACCGGCGTGCTGGGATCCTTACTCGCCCTTCTCCTGAGCTATTACCTGTCCAACCGCATCTCCAGGCCGCTCTCGCAGCTCACGGAGGCTACCCAGCAAATCGCCGCCGGGGCTTACGGAAGAGAGGTGAAGGTATCCGGTTACCAGGAAGTGGAAAGGCTGGCGGCCGCTTTCAACGCCCTCTCGCAGAACCTTTCCCGCAACGAGACCCTGAGGAAGAACATGATCGCCGATATATCCCACGAGCTGAGGACCCCCCTTGCGGCGCAGCGCGGCTACCTGGAGGCGCTGGAGGACGGGGTCATCCCCTTCGACCGGGAGTCGCTCGAGGTCCTCGCCCGGAACAACCTCCTGCTCTCCCGCCTGGTGGAGGACCTGCGCCAGCTGGCCCTCGTGGATGCCGGGCAACTCGAGCTGCACCCTCAAGCCCTGGACATCGGAAAAGCCCTCCAGGAAACGGTCGCCGGCTTCGAGCACTATATCCAGGAAAAGGACGTCCGCGTGGGCTTCGTGCTCTCCCATGATCTTCCAAGGGTGAGGGCGGACCCCGAGAGGCTTTCACAGGTGGTCGGGAACCTGATCCAGAACGCGCTCGCGTACTCCCCGCGCGGCGGGAGCATCCTGCTGGAAGCGCGCCGGGAAGGCGAGGAGGTCGTGGTCTCGGTGAGCGACCGGGGTCCCGGCATCGAGAAGGAAGAGCTGCCGCTGATCTTTGAGCGTTTCCACCGCACCGACCGCTCCCGCGCGCGGGAATCGGGGGGCAGCGGTCTGGGGTTGAGTATAGCCAGGAGCCTGGTGGAGGCGCACGGAGGGCGCATATGGGCGGAGAGCGAGCCCGGGAAGGGCACCAGGATCTCCTTCACCCTCCCCCCGGCATGA
- a CDS encoding mechanosensitive ion channel family protein — MLTANIVVDAFRRFWEGFIDRLPSLAVGVVVLAFFYLLARAGRFLVGRSVARLKVSGHAAQVVSRLVFIAVMTLGFLVALGVMGVNPGALVASMGLVSVGLGFALKDVIENFLAGITIILQRPFIIGDTVRFGDVEGVVEDVRVRDTVIRMFDGRKVFVPNRSLFSGVVINATVNRRRRLDFQVGVSFDADPERAARSAAEALGDVEGALAEPAPLVVVEGMGESAINLRVYFWIDPERTSLLEARSRAVAAVKRRLEEEGVRIPYPIVTVLPGP; from the coding sequence TTGCTGACCGCCAACATCGTGGTTGACGCCTTCCGTAGGTTCTGGGAGGGATTTATCGACCGCCTGCCCTCCCTCGCCGTCGGGGTGGTCGTCCTCGCCTTTTTCTACCTCCTGGCGCGCGCGGGAAGGTTCCTGGTGGGACGCTCCGTCGCCAGGCTGAAGGTTTCCGGCCATGCCGCGCAGGTGGTCTCGCGGTTGGTTTTCATCGCCGTGATGACCCTTGGCTTCCTGGTCGCGCTGGGCGTGATGGGAGTGAACCCGGGCGCGCTGGTGGCCTCCATGGGGCTGGTGAGCGTGGGCCTGGGTTTCGCCCTCAAGGACGTCATCGAGAATTTTCTGGCGGGGATTACCATCATACTGCAGCGCCCCTTCATCATCGGGGACACGGTGCGCTTCGGGGACGTGGAGGGCGTGGTGGAGGACGTGCGCGTGCGGGACACCGTGATACGCATGTTCGACGGCAGGAAGGTGTTCGTCCCCAACCGCTCCCTCTTCTCCGGGGTGGTCATCAACGCCACCGTGAACCGGCGCCGCAGGCTGGATTTCCAGGTGGGCGTCTCCTTCGACGCCGATCCCGAGAGGGCGGCGCGGTCGGCCGCGGAGGCCCTGGGGGACGTGGAGGGGGCGCTGGCGGAACCCGCTCCCCTGGTGGTGGTGGAGGGGATGGGGGAGAGCGCGATCAACCTGCGCGTCTATTTCTGGATCGACCCCGAGCGCACCAGCCTCCTGGAGGCCAGGTCGAGGGCCGTCGCCGCGGTCAAGAGGAGGCTGGAGGAGGAAGGGGTTAGGATACCCTATCCCATCGTCACCGTGTTGCCCGGTCCCTGA
- a CDS encoding trypsin-like peptidase domain-containing protein: protein MRMTENMGIPQQPPSVPPPPPPVPPGPPPASGGPRNGGRRRNILASVAVSLVVAVAVVFLLPLILGSNPVDVLRGKGTTTTQVQEIKTVEERVVKAGQEAVVEVAQKILPSVVNIEVQYGGLQGGVGSGFIYRSDGYIVTNNHVVEDASRLKVSLRDGSTYDARIVGTDPDSDLAVIRIDASDLPAAPLGTSSDLVVGELAVAVGSPEGFEGSVTSGIISALNRNIYIGNTPLLDVIQTDAAINPGNSGGPLCNSAGQVIGINTAIYSQTTSGGYDGLGFAIAIDNARPVIEQLIEKGHATHPWLGFMGSTLDPDTARVYDLPVDRGAIVRRVIANGPAEKAGLRAGDIIVAIDGAAVDSMDQVMLEVRKHQVGDEITVDFYRGRERKQVRAVLEEKPSSL from the coding sequence ATGAGAATGACGGAAAACATGGGGATACCGCAGCAGCCACCATCCGTGCCTCCGCCCCCGCCGCCGGTGCCGCCGGGCCCGCCCCCCGCATCGGGCGGGCCGCGAAACGGCGGGCGCCGGAGGAACATCCTGGCGTCGGTCGCCGTTTCCCTCGTGGTCGCGGTGGCCGTGGTCTTCCTCCTGCCCCTCATCCTCGGGAGCAACCCCGTGGACGTTCTGCGCGGCAAGGGGACCACGACAACGCAGGTGCAGGAGATAAAGACGGTGGAGGAGCGCGTGGTCAAGGCGGGGCAGGAAGCCGTGGTCGAGGTGGCCCAGAAAATACTCCCCTCCGTTGTCAACATAGAGGTGCAGTACGGGGGCCTGCAGGGCGGCGTGGGCTCGGGGTTCATCTACCGCTCGGACGGCTACATAGTCACCAACAACCACGTGGTGGAGGACGCCAGCAGGTTGAAGGTCTCCCTGCGCGACGGGTCCACCTACGATGCAAGGATAGTCGGAACGGATCCCGACAGCGACCTCGCGGTCATCAGGATAGACGCCTCCGACCTGCCGGCCGCTCCGCTGGGGACCTCCTCCGACCTGGTGGTCGGCGAGCTGGCGGTGGCGGTGGGCAGCCCGGAGGGCTTTGAGGGCAGCGTCACCTCTGGGATCATCAGCGCCCTCAACCGCAACATCTACATCGGCAACACGCCCCTGCTCGACGTCATCCAGACCGACGCCGCCATCAACCCCGGCAATTCCGGAGGCCCCCTGTGCAACAGCGCGGGACAGGTGATCGGCATCAACACTGCCATATATTCCCAGACCACGAGCGGCGGCTATGACGGGCTGGGCTTCGCCATCGCCATCGATAACGCCAGGCCCGTGATCGAGCAACTGATCGAAAAGGGGCACGCCACCCATCCCTGGCTGGGCTTCATGGGCAGCACCCTGGACCCGGACACCGCCAGGGTGTACGACCTGCCCGTGGACAGGGGCGCCATCGTGCGCCGCGTCATCGCCAACGGCCCCGCGGAGAAGGCGGGTCTGCGGGCAGGCGACATCATCGTGGCCATAGACGGCGCGGCGGTGGACTCCATGGACCAGGTGATGCTGGAGGTGCGCAAGCACCAGGTGGGAGACGAGATCACCGTCGACTTCTACCGCGGCAGGGAGAGGAAGCAGGTCAGGGCGGTTCTGGAGGAGAAGCCATCATCGCTCTGA
- a CDS encoding VWA domain-containing protein, with amino-acid sequence MEERVLEFVRGLRGRGVPVSTAESIDALGAAEAVGLEDAAAFKAALKATLVKNDKDAVHFEELFPLYFLGLESAGGNVVPDDGLLASLERAAREMAGKGEVSPLLLLLLGGRASEWEPFISAAAGGVGTSQLVTRMQVGMYTRRINDVFDWQGMEEELALLLARMREEGWGEEELERLREAFRANREAFRGQVRRYVEREQARNADRVPIPERMERLVGRPLSGLDEHEMQQMRRAVDVLARRLRNRISLRETRMRRGKLDVRATLRGNMQHGGVPFRLVMRSKRIEKVELMVLCDISSSVARVSQFMLQFVYTIQDCLAKVRSFVFVDELGEVTDFFREEDISKGVKRALTEAGIAYHARSDFGGVFRQFCERYLQDVGYRTYILVIGDARNNYNDPCTWALEKMRDRCKGIIWLNPETGSFWDTGDSVIGAYAPYCREVRVCRTLRDLEDAVESLLL; translated from the coding sequence GTGGAGGAGCGCGTCCTGGAATTCGTGAGGGGCCTGCGCGGACGCGGCGTGCCGGTATCCACGGCGGAAAGCATCGATGCCCTGGGGGCCGCGGAGGCGGTGGGGCTGGAAGACGCCGCGGCCTTCAAGGCCGCGCTCAAGGCTACCCTGGTAAAAAACGACAAGGATGCGGTGCACTTCGAGGAGCTCTTCCCCCTCTATTTCCTCGGCCTGGAGAGCGCCGGCGGGAACGTGGTCCCCGACGACGGGCTCCTCGCTTCCCTGGAGCGCGCGGCGCGGGAGATGGCGGGGAAAGGCGAAGTGAGCCCCCTGCTGCTCCTCCTGCTCGGCGGCAGGGCAAGCGAATGGGAGCCTTTCATAAGCGCGGCCGCGGGCGGGGTCGGTACCTCCCAGCTGGTGACGCGCATGCAGGTGGGGATGTACACGCGGCGCATAAACGATGTTTTCGACTGGCAGGGGATGGAAGAGGAGCTCGCGCTGCTGCTGGCGCGCATGAGGGAGGAGGGATGGGGGGAGGAGGAGCTGGAGCGCCTGCGGGAGGCATTTCGGGCCAACCGCGAAGCGTTCCGGGGGCAGGTGCGCCGTTACGTGGAGAGGGAGCAGGCGCGCAACGCGGACCGCGTTCCCATACCCGAGAGGATGGAGCGCCTGGTGGGCAGGCCGCTGTCAGGACTGGACGAGCACGAGATGCAGCAGATGCGGAGGGCGGTGGACGTCCTGGCCCGCAGGCTGCGCAACAGGATCTCCCTGCGAGAGACGAGGATGCGGCGGGGCAAACTGGACGTCCGGGCGACGCTGCGCGGCAACATGCAGCACGGAGGGGTCCCCTTCCGCCTGGTCATGAGGAGCAAGAGGATAGAGAAGGTGGAACTCATGGTGCTCTGCGACATCTCCTCTTCCGTGGCGCGCGTCTCCCAGTTCATGCTGCAGTTCGTCTACACCATCCAGGACTGCCTGGCCAAGGTGCGCAGCTTCGTATTCGTGGACGAGCTGGGAGAGGTCACCGATTTCTTCCGAGAGGAAGATATTTCCAAGGGGGTGAAGAGGGCGCTCACGGAGGCGGGCATCGCTTACCATGCCCGCAGCGACTTCGGCGGCGTCTTCCGCCAGTTCTGCGAACGGTACCTTCAGGACGTGGGCTACCGCACGTACATACTGGTCATAGGGGACGCCCGCAACAACTACAACGACCCGTGCACCTGGGCGCTGGAGAAGATGCGGGACCGCTGCAAGGGCATCATCTGGCTGAACCCGGAAACCGGGTCCTTCTGGGACACCGGGGACAGCGTCATAGGCGCGTACGCCCCCTACTGCCGCGAGGTAAGGGTATGCCGCACGTTGCGGGACCTCGAGGATGCGGTGGAGTCCCTGTTGCTGTAG
- a CDS encoding response regulator transcription factor, which produces MRLHIFLIFTAYHELSPAASGAGKPRRGGAVRKDRILIVDDEKDIVSFVRAYLEREGYPTLVAYDGETALRLWREHRPDLVVLDILMPMLDGYAFCREVRKLSRVPIIILSARAEEEDRVRGLELGADDYVIKPFSPRELVARIRAVLRRSRAEREALLCVGPLVIDRRNHLVTACEREVVLTPTEFAILAALAAAPGNVLSREKILHEVQGDLYGGYDRNVDTHVKNIRRKLKDAAGEWGFIETVYGVGYRLQARRKA; this is translated from the coding sequence ATGCGCCTTCATATTTTCTTAATATTTACCGCTTATCATGAGCTAAGCCCGGCGGCGTCCGGGGCGGGGAAGCCGCGTCGAGGGGGAGCGGTGAGGAAGGACAGGATACTCATCGTCGACGACGAGAAGGACATCGTGAGTTTCGTGCGGGCCTACCTGGAGAGGGAGGGCTACCCCACCCTTGTGGCCTACGACGGCGAGACGGCTCTGCGCCTCTGGCGCGAACACCGGCCGGACCTGGTGGTCCTGGACATCCTCATGCCCATGCTGGACGGCTACGCCTTCTGCCGCGAGGTGAGGAAGCTCTCCCGCGTGCCCATCATCATCCTCTCGGCCAGGGCGGAGGAGGAGGACAGGGTGCGCGGCCTGGAGCTGGGGGCGGACGACTATGTCATCAAGCCCTTCAGCCCCCGCGAACTCGTGGCCAGGATAAGGGCCGTCCTGCGGCGCAGCAGGGCGGAGCGGGAAGCCCTGCTGTGCGTCGGCCCGCTGGTCATCGACAGGAGGAATCACCTGGTTACCGCGTGCGAGCGGGAGGTGGTCCTGACCCCCACGGAATTCGCCATCCTGGCCGCCCTGGCGGCAGCTCCCGGGAACGTCCTCTCCCGCGAAAAGATCCTTCACGAGGTCCAGGGAGATCTTTACGGGGGTTATGACAGGAACGTGGACACGCATGTGAAGAATATCAGGAGGAAACTGAAAGATGCGGCGGGGGAGTGGGGATTCATCGAAACGGTCTACGGGGTCGGCTACCGCCTCCAGGCCAGGCGGAAGGCTTGA
- a CDS encoding HD domain-containing protein, giving the protein MLSEEYLAARAISLRIASEVDPPRFYLEKEEAVEASRAALEGHPLCMSVRELVEERGERLGHGMAHVLKVAVDAGALVLIESEVGGEGEREDRERTLLLVHLAGLLHDIRRDEPEHALKGAEEAEMILRGFDVRDGERKAITQAIRNHEAFKPAMPLEDPSLQVLSDALYDADKFRWGPDNFTETLWSMAAPFRIPLEVLLRNFLPRMEGIRRIADTFRTPTGREYGPDFIARGLEIGERLYRELAGMYGI; this is encoded by the coding sequence TTGCTCTCGGAAGAATATCTCGCGGCGAGGGCGATCTCGCTGCGCATAGCCTCGGAGGTCGACCCCCCGCGTTTCTACCTGGAAAAGGAGGAGGCGGTGGAGGCCTCGCGGGCCGCGCTCGAGGGCCATCCTCTGTGCATGTCCGTGCGTGAACTGGTCGAGGAGAGGGGGGAGCGCCTGGGGCACGGGATGGCGCACGTTCTCAAGGTGGCCGTGGACGCGGGCGCCCTGGTGCTCATCGAGAGCGAGGTCGGCGGGGAGGGAGAAAGGGAGGATAGAGAGCGCACCCTCCTCCTCGTCCACCTGGCGGGCCTCCTGCACGACATCCGCAGGGACGAGCCGGAGCACGCGCTGAAGGGGGCGGAGGAGGCGGAGATGATCCTGCGGGGCTTCGACGTGAGGGACGGAGAGAGGAAGGCCATCACGCAGGCCATCCGCAACCACGAGGCCTTCAAGCCGGCCATGCCCCTGGAGGACCCCTCGCTGCAGGTGCTCTCCGACGCGCTTTACGATGCCGATAAGTTCAGGTGGGGACCGGACAACTTCACCGAGACCCTGTGGTCGATGGCGGCGCCGTTCCGCATCCCCCTGGAGGTCCTGCTGCGCAACTTCCTTCCCAGGATGGAAGGGATAAGGCGCATAGCGGATACTTTCCGCACACCCACGGGCAGGGAGTACGGACCGGACTTCATCGCGCGTGGGCTGGAGATAGGCGAGAGGCTGTACCGGGAGCTGGCGGGGATGTACGGGATATGA